In the Colletotrichum lupini chromosome 4, complete sequence genome, CAGCTGAAATGAGTCTTGGGCGGCGTTTGCGAGATACCCCCTCCTTGCGTTATTTTCAGAAATGATTCGGCCTGAGGCAATCAGGAGTGAGGCACAGGTACAATGGAAAACGGCAAGTAggcaagaaaaaaaaatagtgTTGGAAAAGAGTGGTTGAGATCACTCCCATGTTTTGAGTTGAGACTACTGAGGTTTAGCAAAGCCTTTGAGTTGCTTGCTATCACCTCGAAAGAGCTGTTCAGGTGGCCCGAACTGGGTCGTACGTATTCAAATCAAACTCCATTGTCTTCATCTCTTGCTCAGATGGCTACTTTATGTGATGATGATGCGCTGATATGTCATTGTTGAGAACACAACAAAAAGGGACTTTGCTTCGGTACGTGAAGTACAACTAGATTTTATTTCTAACCGAAATACAGTCGTGTTCAAGCTACGTACTGACGACCCCAAACTCTGCATGCCACTTCTAATTGAACCCTTCATTAAACTCTCGTACCCCGCCCAAAAAGCCACCTACTCCCAGCTATGTAGGTAGTATTTACTACCAAGACAGGTTGAACAGAAGAAGAGAgaggaagaaaagaaagaagGAAAAAAGAGCAAGGAGAGAAAAGAAGAAAGGAGAAGCGAAGAATCGTaagagagaagaagaaggaaacCATCCATCCATGATACTGAGCTTTTCCAGCAAAAGAAAACAGAAGCGATAAAAGGGGTAAGCAGTCGGTCTATACTACTGACGCTTGAAGCATGGGGGAAGCGTCTGGAACAGTATTACATGCTTACATGCTTTTTGAGAGAAAAGATACAAGGGCATTTGGAAAACTTGGCAAAGGCCCAACCCATTAAGCAGTCTCGATGGAGCTCCCATTGCTCTTTTCATATGAATCAAAGTTGACCAACCTCGGTCCCGAAATGATCCTCCTACGCCTGTTTGGCACGCCAGCAGTACGATCAGCCGGCGGCTTAAACAACTGCGAACCACACAGCGCAGGATGAAAGAAATTCAACCCCACGACGGAAACGACAATCATGACGCCCTCAAACGCGATGAAAAGATCCTGGCGCGCCATCAGGGGGCCCGTCCACCCGCCGCTGAGCTCAATGACGCGAAAGACGCAGCGGATGAAGATGCAAACGGTGGACACCACGAGGGCGCCCAGGAACCCCTTGAAGCGCGAGGAGCGGCGGAGGCGGACCATGTCCGGGTGGTTGTCGAGGGCGCAGGAGAGGTTGGGGAGGTGGGCGTGGCGGGAGGCGCGGTAGGTGCGCAGGGCGAAGTCGGCGGCGACGAGCATGAAGGCGAACATGGTGAAGACTTGGAAGGCGAGGCCTGCGATCATGACGGCGTCGCCTTTTGCGGTGGGGAGGTCGCGTTTGGAGGCGACGGAGGCGAGGGCGCCGCCTACGGCTTGGAGGGCGAGGGAGATTAGGTCGCAGGGGATGAACTGGGTTTGTTAgcttcctctctctctctctctctcagtgTCTTGATAAAGAGAGTTCCTTACGATCCTGGTGTACCATTTCGGCGGGATCCTCGAGTTCTTGGGCCCAAACGCTGTGACGATCCGCCGCAGACAGAGATAGATGCCCGCGGCGAGGAACGCCGGACCGACAGTCAAACAGCAAACCTGCACCAAGAAAGG is a window encoding:
- a CDS encoding RTA1 like protein, which codes for MDYDKMMKIVQDAHKDPSTIDPDRILNHIFASTGYSVENPPPEAVIKQLKIDFAPWLPAFCFLKPDLEYCQEGVISFYSYRVSLAANVVFLVLFFLSFCGFAYTMYRTRRANLFSVAMMLGIVSEMIGYSGRIFSWKNQWNENPFLVQVCCLTVGPAFLAAGIYLCLRRIVTAFGPKNSRIPPKWYTRIFIPCDLISLALQAVGGALASVASKRDLPTAKGDAVMIAGLAFQVFTMFAFMLVAADFALRTYRASRHAHLPNLSCALDNHPDMVRLRRSSRFKGFLGALVVSTVCIFIRCVFRVIELSGGWTGPLMARQDLFIAFEGVMIVVSVVGLNFFHPALCGSQLFKPPADRTAGVPNRRRRIISGPRLVNFDSYEKSNGSSIETA